The sequence below is a genomic window from Blastococcus sp. Marseille-P5729.
CTGTCGACCCTGTCCGGGGGTCAGCGACGACGGGTCGAGCTGGCCCGGATCCTGTTCTCCGGAGCCGACACCTTGCTGCTCGACGAGCCGACCAACCACCTCGACGCAGACTCGATCGGCTGGCTGCGCGACTTCCTGAAGCGTCACGACGGCGGGCTCATCGTCATCAGCCACGACGTCGACCTGCTGGCGGCGGTCGTCAACAAGGTGTGGCTGCTCGATGCGAACCGGGGCGCGCTGGATGTCTACAACGTGGGCTGGAAGGACTACCTCAAGCAGCGCGAGGTCGACGAGAAGCGCCGCAAGCGCGAGCGGGCCAACGCCGAGAAGAAGGCCGGAGCGCTGCTGGCGCAGGCGGACAAGATGCGCGCGAAGGCGACCAAGGCAGTGGCGGCCCAGAACATGATCCGCCGGGCCGAGGCCATGCTGGCCGGCCTCGAGGAGCAGACGCAGCACGATCGGGTCGCCCGAGTGCGCTTCCCGGAGCCAGCACCCGCCGGCCGCACGCCGTTGACGGCGAAAGAGCTGTCGAAGTCCTACGGCTCGCTGGAGATCTTCACCGACGTCGACCTCGCCGTCGACCGGGGTGCCCGCGTGGTGGTGATCGGCCTGAACGGTGCGGGGAAGACCACGCTGCTGAAGATCCTGTTCGGTGTCGAGGCGCCCGACACCGGTGAGGTCGTCGCCGGCCACGGACTGCGCCTGGGCTACTTCGCTCAGGAGCACGACACGATCGACGGCGAGGCGACGGTCCTGGAGAACATCACCCGCGCGGCGCCTGAGGCGGCGTCGACCGACCTGCGTAAGATCCTCGGTGCCTTCCTGTTCTCGGGCGACTCGGTGGACCAGCCCGCTGGGACGCTCTCCGGTGGCGAGAAGACTCGCCTGGCGCTGGCCAGCCTCGTCTCCAGCGGAGCGAACGTGCTGCTGCTGGACGAGCCGACGAACAACCTCGATCCCGCCTCTCGCGAGCAGGTCCTGGATGCGCTGCGCAGCTATACCGGCGCCGTGGTGCTGGTCTCGCACGACGAGGGCGCCGTCCGCGCGCTGGACCCCGAGAAGGTGATCCTGCTGCCGGACGGCGTCGAGGACAACTGGTCCGAGGAGCTCGCCGACCTCATCTCCCTGGCCTGACTCGCCGTCTCGGGGGGGGGTGGCGTCGGACTCAGCCGAGCTCGCTCCACAGGATGCCGAGCGAGGCCATCGCCAGACCGCAGCCCGCCGAGACGGACACCCCCAGCAGTGCCGGGCCCTCCGGCGTCCCGGCCGCTCGTGGCGGAGCAGAGGCGGCGACGGTGAGCAGGGGGAGCCACACCGCGGCGGCCGGGACGACGCCGAGCGTGGCCGGCCGGGTCAGCACCGCGATGAATGCGGCGACCAGGCCGCTGAGCATGACGGGCCAGGCCGGGGTGCCCCGCAGCTTGCGCCAGGACTCGCGGTGCGTGGGGCCGCCGGTCGCGGCCACCAGCACGGCCGCGACGACGACGCTGGCGGCGAGGCCGGCCGGATCCGCGAGCGTGAGCGCGGAGGCCTCACCGAAGTGCTCCGGCCACGACCAGCCCAGTGCCGCGGCGGCCAGCAGGCTCGCGAGCAGACCGGCGGCGGCGACCACGATCATGAGCGAGCGGCGGCGCAGGAAGTAGATGGACAGCATGCCGACCCCCGCGGCCGTGCATGCGAACCCGGTGAGCGCGCCGCCGAACAGCAGGATGCCGCTGAGCAGCGCGAATCCGGTCGACCACAGCAGTCCTCGGCCCCGCTCGCTGGACATCGCGCTGACCGCGAGGACGCCGCACATCGCCACGAGCGTGCCGACCTGGACGCCGTCCGCCAGCACCGCGGCGCCGGGACTGAGGATCAGCGCGGGGGCCAGCCGGCGGGCCTGGACGCCGCCGGAAAGCGACTGGACGGCGGCGTTGAGCAGGATGACGGCGGCCCCGGCGCC
It includes:
- a CDS encoding ABC-F family ATP-binding cassette domain-containing protein, which produces MINAEKIELRAGARVLISDATMRVQPGDRIGLVGRNGAGKTTSLRMLAGETQPADGRVDRRGTVGYLPQDPKSGDLSVTARDRVLSARGLDELMASLASLAEKMAEAEGAERDRLIGRYSRLEDQFAANGGYAAESEAAQICANLGLPDRVLAQPLSTLSGGQRRRVELARILFSGADTLLLDEPTNHLDADSIGWLRDFLKRHDGGLIVISHDVDLLAAVVNKVWLLDANRGALDVYNVGWKDYLKQREVDEKRRKRERANAEKKAGALLAQADKMRAKATKAVAAQNMIRRAEAMLAGLEEQTQHDRVARVRFPEPAPAGRTPLTAKELSKSYGSLEIFTDVDLAVDRGARVVVIGLNGAGKTTLLKILFGVEAPDTGEVVAGHGLRLGYFAQEHDTIDGEATVLENITRAAPEAASTDLRKILGAFLFSGDSVDQPAGTLSGGEKTRLALASLVSSGANVLLLDEPTNNLDPASREQVLDALRSYTGAVVLVSHDEGAVRALDPEKVILLPDGVEDNWSEELADLISLA